In Polyodon spathula isolate WHYD16114869_AA chromosome 11, ASM1765450v1, whole genome shotgun sequence, one genomic interval encodes:
- the LOC121322840 gene encoding cyclin-T2-like isoform X2, which produces MAACRGSSSRWFFTREQLETTPSRRSGVEPDKELSYRQQAANLIQDMGQRLNVSQLTINTAIVYMHRFYMYHSFTKFHRNIISPTTLFLAAKVEEQPRKLEHVIKVAHACLNPQEPQLDTKSNAYLQQAQELVILETIVLQTLGFEITIEHPHTDVVKCSQLVRASKDLAQTSYFMATNSLHLTTFCLQYKPTVIACVCIHLACKWSNWEIPVSTDAKHWWEYVDPSVTLELLDELTHEFLQILEKTPSRLKRIRNWRANQAAKKPKGDGQLADNSFPGPSMIQNPSLVDSITVVSANANFPKACSSASFPVTLPSNSAGATMQGGHSLDSIAAVTTSLQNTSYNFTAPNDWPQHQDQSRSDVYSLKQETLNPQQGASGQLHTATLHHRPEKNTEYSSSKHEHKSSSSSSKHALLAPPPVPPPQKMTLDKYREKHAAEKRKLEGLGDTDIQSQYAPATQLMVENQPHHRKHAQQLQVPGGSAVASPIKMKIPFSNSEKRDKSGSLKLRIPIPPTEKPLNKEELKMKIKVSSSERHSSSDEGSGKSKHSSPHIKEHKEKHRDHSSHRHQGGSHKHSHLHSHMHSGNSSGSKLHADGTVTAALRSPVVLSSEGGPSSSSSSRKRTHPDISHNHHSKMSKSSKSSGGLRTSQHPSETGQETSGDQRP; this is translated from the exons ATGGCGGCGTGCCGGGGATCCTCATCGAGATGGTTCTTTACCCGGGAGCAGCTCGAAACCACGCCGTCCCGTCGCAGTGGAGTCGAGCCGGACAAAGAGCTTTCGTACCGGCAACAAGCCGCTAACCTAATCCAAGATATGGGCCAGAGACTCAACGT ATCTCAATTAACAATAAACACTGCGATTGTTTACATGCACAGGTTTTATATGTACCATTCGTTCACCAAGTTTCACAGAAAT attaTTTCTCCAACTACATTATTCTTGGCTGCAAAGGTAGAGGAGCAGCCGCGGAAACTTGAACATGTCATCAAAGTAGCGCATGCCTGCCTAAATCCTCAAGAGCCACAGCTAGATACAAAGAGTAAT GCATACCTCCAGCAGGCTCAAGAGCTGGTGATACTTGAAACCATAGTGCTTCAGACATTAG gttTTGAAATAACAATTGAGCATCCACATACAGATGTTGTGAAATGTTCCCAGCTAGTGAGAG cgaGCAAGGATTTGGCACAGACTTCCTATTTCATGGCTACCAACAG TCTGCACCTCACTACATTCTGTCTTCAGTACAAGCCCACAGTGATAGCATGTGTGTGCATTCATTTGGCTTGCAAATGGTCCAATTGGGAGATTCCTGTATCTACAGATGCAAAGCATTGGTGGGAATATGTAGATCCATCTGTTACTCTGGAACTACTTGATG AGTTAACACATGAGTTTCTACAGATACTGGAGAAAACACCCAGCAGATTGAAAAGAATTCGAAACTGGAGG gcCAATCAAGCTGCTAAGAAGCCCAAGGGTGACGGCCAACTTGCTGATAACTCATTTCCTGGTCCTTCCATGATCCAAAATCCATCTTTGGTCGACAGCATCACTGTTGTGTCAGCAAATGCAAATTTCCCAAAAGCATGCAGCTCTGCATCGTTCCCTGTAACCTTGCCTTCAAACTCGGCAGGAGCTACAATGCAAGGCGGCCACTCCCTTGACTCCATTGCTGCAGTGACAACAAGCTTGCAGAATACCTCGTATAACTTCACAGCGCCAAACGACTGGCCCCAGCACCAGGATCAGAGCAGATCGGATGTGTATTCTCTCAAGCAGGAGACATTGAACCCTCAGCAAGGAGCCTCTGGGCAGCTTCATACTGCTACCCTCCATCACAGACCAGAAAAGAATACTGAATATTCTTCCAGTAAACACGAACATAagtcaagcagcagcagcagcaaacatGCACTGCTTGCTCCTCCACCGGTTCCTCCCCCACAGAAAATGACATTGGACAAATACAGAGAGAAACATGCTGCAGAAAAGCGTAAGTTGGAGGGTCTTGGAGATACAGATATCCAAAGTCAATATGCTCCTGCTACCCAGCTGATGGTAGAGAATCAGCCACACCATAGAAAGCATGCTCAACAGTTACAAGTACCTGGTGGTAGTGCTGTGGCGTCACCTATCAAAATGAAAATTCCCTTTTCAAATTCTGAAAAGAGAGACAAAAGTGGCTCCCTGAAATTGCGGATTCCTATCCCTCCCACAGAAAAGCCTTTGAACAAGGAGGagctaaaaatgaaaatcaaagtCTCATCTTCAGAGAGGCACAGCTCCTCCGACGAGGGTAGCGGAAAGAGCAAACATTCCAGCCCGCACATCAAAGAGCATAAGGAAAAACACCGGGACCATTCCTCTCATCGCCACCAGGGTGGTAGCCATAAACATTCCCATTTGCACTCCCATATGCACAGTGGGAACAGTAGCGGCAGCAAACTGCATGCCGACGGGACTGTAACAGCGGCTTTGAGGAGCCCAGTAGTTCTTAGCAGTGAGGGTGGTCCCTCCAGTTCCAGCTCTTCACGGAAGAGGACGCACCCTGACATCAGTCACAACCACCACTCCAAAATGAGCAAAAGTTCCAAAAGTTCAG GTGGGCTACGGACATCTCAGCACCCTAGTGAAACTGGACAAGAAACCAGTGGAGATCAACGGCCCTGA
- the LOC121323007 gene encoding LOW QUALITY PROTEIN: mitogen-activated protein kinase kinase kinase 19-like (The sequence of the model RefSeq protein was modified relative to this genomic sequence to represent the inferred CDS: inserted 1 base in 1 codon) codes for MCFAPGQDQTHIYSTVVFQVYCGLTSQGQLIAVKQVALDSSNQDTAEEYQRLQEVDLLKTLNHSNIVGFLGTCLEVNIVNIFMEFVPGGSVSSIINRFGPLLEKVSAIYTKQILEGVDYLHNSWVSHRYLKGNVVLMPTGIIKLIDFGCAKRXACLNMTGSNSEMLKSMHGTACWMVLEVINEIRHSRKSDIWSIGCTVFEMAMGKPPLAHMDRMAALFYIGARKGLMLSLPDHFSESARNFVHACFTSDQQERPSAKQLLEHPFIN; via the exons ATGTGCTTTGCCCCCGGACAGGATCAAAC CCATATCTATTCCACTGTTGTCTTTCAGGTGTATTGCGGTCTCACAAGTCAAGGCCAGCTGATAGCAGTGAAGCAGGTTGCCTTGGATTCTTCAAATCAAGACACTGCAGAGGAGTACCAGAGGCTCCAGGAAGTGGACTTGCTAAAAACTCTCAATCACAGCAACATTGTAGGTTTTTTGGGAACCTGTCTTGAAGTAAACATTGTGAACATCTTTATGGAGTTTGTTCCAGGTGGATCTGTTTCCAGCATCATCAACCGCTTTGGACCTCTTCTCGAAAAGGTGTCTGCCATTTATACAAAACAGATCCTGGAAGGGGTTGATTATCTGCACAATAGCTGGGTGAGCCACAGATACCTCAAAGGGAACGTTGTGCTTATGCCCACTGGTATTATAAAACTCATAGATTTTGGCTGTGCCAAAC TGGCTTGTTTGAACATGACAGGCAGCAACAGTGAAATGCTCAAGTCTATGCATGGCACTGCATGTTGGATGGTGCTGGAAGTTATCAATGAGATTAGGCACAGCAGGAAATCAGATATCTGGAGTATTGGATGCACTGTATTTGAAATGGCAATGGGTAAACCTCCACTTGCTCATATGGACAGGATGGCAGCCTTGTTTTACATTGGTGCACGGAAGGGACTTATGCTGTCCTTACCAGACCACTTCTCAGAAAGTGCCAGGAACTTTGTCCATGCATGTTTTACAAG CGATCAACAAGAAAGACCCTCTGCTAAACAATTACTGGAGCATCCTTTCATCAattag
- the LOC121322840 gene encoding cyclin-T2-like isoform X1, with protein MAACRGSSSRWFFTREQLETTPSRRSGVEPDKELSYRQQAANLIQDMGQRLNVSQLTINTAIVYMHRFYMYHSFTKFHRNIISPTTLFLAAKVEEQPRKLEHVIKVAHACLNPQEPQLDTKSNAYLQQAQELVILETIVLQTLGFEITIEHPHTDVVKCSQLVRASKDLAQTSYFMATNSLHLTTFCLQYKPTVIACVCIHLACKWSNWEIPVSTDAKHWWEYVDPSVTLELLDELTHEFLQILEKTPSRLKRIRNWRANQAAKKPKGDGQLADNSFPGPSMIQNPSLVDSITVVSANANFPKACSSASFPVTLPSNSAGATMQGGHSLDSIAAVTTSLQNTSYNFTAPNDWPQHQDQSRSDVYSLKQETLNPQQGASGQLHTATLHHRPEKNTEYSSSKHEHKSSSSSSKHALLAPPPVPPPQKMTLDKYREKHAAEKRKLEGLGDTDIQSQYAPATQLMVENQPHHRKHAQQLQVPGGSAVASPIKMKIPFSNSEKRDKSGSLKLRIPIPPTEKPLNKEELKMKIKVSSSERHSSSDEGSGKSKHSSPHIKEHKEKHRDHSSHRHQGGSHKHSHLHSHMHSGNSSGSKLHADGTVTAALRSPVVLSSEGGPSSSSSSRKRTHPDISHNHHSKMSKSSKSSGSSSNSSSVKQYVSSHNSVLNLPFPPPPPVTYQVGYGHLSTLVKLDKKPVEINGPDANHEFSANSQHMDYKDTFDMLDSLLSAQGMNM; from the exons ATGGCGGCGTGCCGGGGATCCTCATCGAGATGGTTCTTTACCCGGGAGCAGCTCGAAACCACGCCGTCCCGTCGCAGTGGAGTCGAGCCGGACAAAGAGCTTTCGTACCGGCAACAAGCCGCTAACCTAATCCAAGATATGGGCCAGAGACTCAACGT ATCTCAATTAACAATAAACACTGCGATTGTTTACATGCACAGGTTTTATATGTACCATTCGTTCACCAAGTTTCACAGAAAT attaTTTCTCCAACTACATTATTCTTGGCTGCAAAGGTAGAGGAGCAGCCGCGGAAACTTGAACATGTCATCAAAGTAGCGCATGCCTGCCTAAATCCTCAAGAGCCACAGCTAGATACAAAGAGTAAT GCATACCTCCAGCAGGCTCAAGAGCTGGTGATACTTGAAACCATAGTGCTTCAGACATTAG gttTTGAAATAACAATTGAGCATCCACATACAGATGTTGTGAAATGTTCCCAGCTAGTGAGAG cgaGCAAGGATTTGGCACAGACTTCCTATTTCATGGCTACCAACAG TCTGCACCTCACTACATTCTGTCTTCAGTACAAGCCCACAGTGATAGCATGTGTGTGCATTCATTTGGCTTGCAAATGGTCCAATTGGGAGATTCCTGTATCTACAGATGCAAAGCATTGGTGGGAATATGTAGATCCATCTGTTACTCTGGAACTACTTGATG AGTTAACACATGAGTTTCTACAGATACTGGAGAAAACACCCAGCAGATTGAAAAGAATTCGAAACTGGAGG gcCAATCAAGCTGCTAAGAAGCCCAAGGGTGACGGCCAACTTGCTGATAACTCATTTCCTGGTCCTTCCATGATCCAAAATCCATCTTTGGTCGACAGCATCACTGTTGTGTCAGCAAATGCAAATTTCCCAAAAGCATGCAGCTCTGCATCGTTCCCTGTAACCTTGCCTTCAAACTCGGCAGGAGCTACAATGCAAGGCGGCCACTCCCTTGACTCCATTGCTGCAGTGACAACAAGCTTGCAGAATACCTCGTATAACTTCACAGCGCCAAACGACTGGCCCCAGCACCAGGATCAGAGCAGATCGGATGTGTATTCTCTCAAGCAGGAGACATTGAACCCTCAGCAAGGAGCCTCTGGGCAGCTTCATACTGCTACCCTCCATCACAGACCAGAAAAGAATACTGAATATTCTTCCAGTAAACACGAACATAagtcaagcagcagcagcagcaaacatGCACTGCTTGCTCCTCCACCGGTTCCTCCCCCACAGAAAATGACATTGGACAAATACAGAGAGAAACATGCTGCAGAAAAGCGTAAGTTGGAGGGTCTTGGAGATACAGATATCCAAAGTCAATATGCTCCTGCTACCCAGCTGATGGTAGAGAATCAGCCACACCATAGAAAGCATGCTCAACAGTTACAAGTACCTGGTGGTAGTGCTGTGGCGTCACCTATCAAAATGAAAATTCCCTTTTCAAATTCTGAAAAGAGAGACAAAAGTGGCTCCCTGAAATTGCGGATTCCTATCCCTCCCACAGAAAAGCCTTTGAACAAGGAGGagctaaaaatgaaaatcaaagtCTCATCTTCAGAGAGGCACAGCTCCTCCGACGAGGGTAGCGGAAAGAGCAAACATTCCAGCCCGCACATCAAAGAGCATAAGGAAAAACACCGGGACCATTCCTCTCATCGCCACCAGGGTGGTAGCCATAAACATTCCCATTTGCACTCCCATATGCACAGTGGGAACAGTAGCGGCAGCAAACTGCATGCCGACGGGACTGTAACAGCGGCTTTGAGGAGCCCAGTAGTTCTTAGCAGTGAGGGTGGTCCCTCCAGTTCCAGCTCTTCACGGAAGAGGACGCACCCTGACATCAGTCACAACCACCACTCCAAAATGAGCAAAAGTTCCAAAAGTTCAGGTAGTTCCTCTAATTCTTCCTCTGTAAAGCAGTATGTATCCTCTCACAACTCTGTTCTTAACCtacccttcccccctcctccccctgtcACATACCAGGTGGGCTACGGACATCTCAGCACCCTAGTGAAACTGGACAAGAAACCAGTGGAGATCAACGGCCCTGATGCTAACCACGAATTCAGTGCAAACAGCCAGCATATGGACTACAAAGACACATTTGACATGCTTGATTCGCTGTTAAGTGCCCAAGGAATGAACATGTaa